The window CTGGCGTCCCACTTCAACGAACATCTCGGCCAGTTGCTTTCGCACGAGCGAGCGTTCGGACTGGAGGTCCGTTTCGATGAAGGTGCGCAAACTGGTCAGGAAATCGCCCGCAAGGCCGCGCAGTTCGGGCCGCTTCAACAGGTCGCGCTTCAGGCGCTCGGCGCGCTTGGCGTAGTCCGGGGAGGTTCGCAGTTCGGCGATGAAGGTTTCGACGAAGCGATCGAACTCGCGCCGCATGGCGTGGTCGGGGTCGCCCTCGACATCCTCGATCAGCGAGCCAGTCGACGCCACGATCTTGCGCAAGAGATACGCATCTGCCTTGAAGATGCGTGCGAGGCTCGGCAGTTCGTCCCTGATCTTGTCACGGATCGCGGCCAGCGCATCCTCGTCACGCAGGAGCCCGCCAAAGACGCGCAGCAACTCGTCGAAAAGCTGCTGGTGCCGTCGATCCGCCGTGAACGCGCTCAGCATGTCGGCTGCGAACGGCGCGACCTGCACCTTTTCGATCTGCTCCGACACGCGTTTCGACACGAAGTCGCGCAGGCCGGACGCCTCCAGTCCGGCAAGTGCCTTGGGCGCCAGGCTGCCGACGAAGCGCGACAGGCCCGCCGATCGGCTTCGATCCGACAGCCAATCCGCGACGAGCCTCGCGAAATCGACCTCTTTGAATTTTTCGCGAACAGGGCCCGGCGCCAGGAAATTCACCTCGATGAAGCGCCCGAGGTTGTCCGCGATGCGGTCCTTGTTGGCGGGAATGATCGCCGTGTGCGGGATCGGAAGGCCGAGCGGCCGGCGAAACAGCGCCACGACGGCGTACCAATCCGCGAGCCCGCCGATGGTCGCCGCCTCCGCAAATGCAGCCACATAGGCAAGCATCGGCCATCTGGCTTCACCGGCCCGCGCCGCCATGAATATGCAGAAGCACAGAGCGAGCGAACCCGTCGCGATCAGCTTGGTCCGGCGAAGCGCCGCGATCTTTTCGGTTTCGTCCCGTTCCAGCGCCCGTTGCCAGGTGCCGGTTTCCGATGCTGCGCCAACCATGTGCTGCCCTTCACTGCTCAAATCAAGGCCGCGATCAGGCGCCGCCTCGATACGCAATGTGGGTGTTCAGCGGGGCAACGTCACGCTTCGTTCGAAAACCGCAGCGATTCCGGTGCTTCGGGCGCGCTCACGGCACGCTTTGAACCGCAGCCCTCGGTGCACCCGCACCCGGCCGCGCAGGCAGGGGCGGCGCAGGCTCAAGCGCGATGACGCCGACCGTTTCGCCATGCTCGAACTTGAGCGACGCATTGAAGCGACGTGCAAGCCGCTTCATCGTTTCGTTCTGAGGGTGGGTGGTGACGCGAAGCCGCTCATAGCCGAAAGCGCGCGCGCTCTCGATCAGGCGCTCGAAGAGATGGCCGCCAAGGCCGCGATGCTGCAGATGCCGCTCCACGCTGAAGGCGATCTCGCCGGTTGGCTCGGACTCTTCCGGGCGTTCATGCAGTTCGGCCGCCCCAAACACCCGGCCACTTTCCACATAGCCGATGACGATCGTGCCATCGTGGAAGCAGCGATCCGCGTAGGCCGCCACGAATGCGTCGTTGCCGGGACCGTTGAATCGATCGCGCCTGCTCTCCGAATCGAGACGCAGAAGATGCGCCTTGAATTCGTGCAGTTCGGAATGCCTGAGCAGCCGGACAATGCCCGTCAGAGGCTCGGCAGCGCTAAAATGTGGATGGTGCATGTCGCTATCCTCTGGGTTCCTCCCCGAGTCAGCGCAACTCGACACGCACGTATATTGTGCAATGCAGCATAAAATTCAAGAACGAATTGGGAATGATGGCCATGCGCTCAGGGCTGGACTGTCTCCGTCACGGACGGAGCGATCGGCGCTTTGGCGGAGGGAGCGTCATCGCCCGCACAGAAGTCGCTGGCGTCGAGCAGCCCCCAGCCGAATACCGGATCGCGGCCTTCGTCGCCCAGATCCTGCGCGCTCTCCGACAGGCGCGCCTTGACCTGGGCGGTCGTCAGCGTGGGTTCGGACCCCTTGAGAAGCGCGACCGCCGCCGTCACGAACGGAGCGGCAAACGATGTGCCGGTCTTTGGCCGTCCGCCGCTGACCGAGGCTGCGGTCCAGACATCGACGCCGGGTGCGGCGATGTCGACCTGTCCTCCGCGACCCGCGCGGCGATAAACCCGCTTGCCGCGATCCACGGCGGTAACGCCGATAACGCCGGGATAGGCCGCCGGAAACGCAGGGTTAGCGTTCGGTCCGTCATTGCCGACGGCTGCAACGACTACGGCACGGTCGGACGCGACAGTCACCGCACGCTTGAGCAGGTCGTTTGCAGGCCCGGCCAGGCTCAGATTGACGACCGACACCTCACGGGCGAGTGCCGCGTCGAGCGCGCGGACCAGCGTATAGGCATCCGACCGATCGTCATCACCACGCGCGCGATGGAACGCGTCGATGGCCACCAGTTCGGCATTCGGCAGGAGGCCGGGCGTCCGACTGTCCGCGGAGCCGGCCAGAAGGGCGGCGACTGCGGTTCCATGCTGGTGCCCCGACGCCTCCAGATCGTCATCTCCGATGCGGACGAGGTCGATGCTACGACCCTCGAACACCGCGTGATCGGGGTTGATGCCGGTATCCACGAGCGCGATGCGTACGCCTTTGCCACAGGCACGCTCGCCAGCAGACAATGGCCAGCCGACGAGTTGAGGTGCCGCGCAGTGCGGCCCGCTGCAATTTTCCGCCTCGCCCGCCTCCGGTCGGTAGAAATGGTTGAAGTCGACGTCGGCACCGACAGCCAGTGAGCGAACCTGCTCACGCGCGTCATCGAGGGACGTTCCCTCCGGCACAAGCAGCTTCATCACGGTGGTGCCAAGCAACGGCACATCCGTTTCCGCGACGACCGAATAGCCTATCGCGACCAGTTCGACCCGCTGCGGCGCACTCACGCCGGCTGCGATAATCTCGCGATCGACGCGAACCGGGAACGCGGCAGGCGCTGCGCGGGTTGCAGACCTGCGTGGGGCAGAACGACCCGTGATCGCACGCCGGATGCCGCGAAAGATGCCGCGAGGAGATACATTGCCGAGATTACCAGTGCCGCGATGGATGCCGGTGGGGCTGTTGCCGGCCCCGCCACCGCCACCATAGCCGCCACCGCCGCCATCATCACCGTCGTCGTCCGCATAGGCTGGCGCCAGACCCAGCGCGAGGAACGAGTCCCGTCCGGCATCGATCGGGGCCAGAAGCATCGCACCGGTCATCACGCATACGAAAGCGACTCGCAAAATGCAAGTCAAGCCATTGTTTACATTGGTTTTTCTTGACATTCCCGTCTTGACTCCCGTGTCGTGCCTCATCATCATGACGACCGACAAGATCGTTCAGCCTTGCATGTGAAACGGCTGGACGTCGCCAATATTCCACGTCGCGACAGATATTCGCAACAAACCGGCCGAGCATGACCTCGAATGCAGAAGACATAGGCGCGCAACTGATCGCGATGCTGCCGACGCTGCGGCGCTTCGCGCTTTCGCTCACGCGCTCGGCCGACAAGGCGGACGATCTCGTCCAGTCGGCCTGCGAGCGCGCACTTGCGAACGCTGCGCGCTACGAGCCCGACACGCGTTTCGATGCCTGGATGTTCCGGATCATCCGCAATCTGTGGATCGATCGCGTGCGCCGCGAGAAGACGGCGGGACCGACCGACGATATCGACGACCGTCCCGACCTCGCCGGCATATCGGGGGTGCAGGTCGTCGAGGCCCGGTCGACGATGCAGAGCGTCAGCGACGCGATCGATGCCTTGCCAGACGAGCAGCGCGAGGTCCTGCTGCTGACCTGTGTCGAGGATGTTTCATACAAGGACGCCGCCGAGGTGCTTGGCATTCCGATCGGCACGGTGATGAGCAGGCTGGCGCGCGCGCGCCGCAGACTTGCCGAGATCACGGGAATAAGCGGCGGGACCGCACGTTCCCCTGCCGACAAGGATGAGAGGCGATGACCGTGCAGACTTTCGACGACGAAACACTCATGGCTTACGCCGATGGCGAACTCGACGCGGCGACAGCCGCCGCCGTCGAACGCGCGTTGGAGACGGACGACGATATCGCCCTTCGCGTCGGAATGTTCATGGAAACGCGGCTTCAGGCCAGGGACGCGGTCGTATCGCGTACCGATGACACCGTGCCTGCCGCGCTGCGCCAGAACATCGAGGCGATGATCGAGCGCGCCAAGGCCGAGGACGCTCTGGCCGAAAAGCGCGCGGGCGTGGCGCCGCTGCGGCGCGCGGCAAATGACGACAGCCCATGGTTCCGCTCGCGCTGGATCGCGCCGATCGCAGCCTCGCTCATTGCAGTGCTTGCCGGTGTCGGCGGATATACGCTCGGCACATCGCAGACGCCCGCTCCCGGCGCTCTCCAGGTCGCGGGCTTGTCGCTCACCGATCTCCCCCGGACGCTGGACACGGCTCCCTCTGGCGGAGACGTGTCGCTGGCTGGCGGTGAGGCACGGTTCCGTGGCATCGCAACCTTCGAGAATGGCGCAGGCGCGCTGTGCCGCGAGTTCGAGGTGGACACGCCGGGCGGCGCAGCGGTCGTCTCCGTCGCATGCCGGGATGGAGCGGATTGGCAGACCGCTTTCGTGGTCGTGTCGCGCACCAGCAATGACGGCTATGCGCCGGCCTCCTCGCTGGAGGCCCTCAACGCCTATCTGGAAACGGCTGGAGCGGGTGAGCCGATGTCGGCCGAAGCAGAAGCCGAAGCCCTGGCGGCAGCGCGATCGCGATAAACATGAATTCTGCAGTCATGTTTTTCTTGATTTGCTCTCTGGAATTGTTCTAAGGTAAGGACGATATAGAGACGACGAGTCAATCACCGCGGAAGGGGAGTCCATGCGACTCACACGCCAGACCAATTACGCAGTCCGCATCCTGATGTATTGCGCCGCAAATGACGGCAAGCTCAGCCGGATCGCGGAGATCGCAGCCGCATATTCGGTGTCGGAGCTGTTCCTGTTCAAGATTCTGCAGCCGCTGGTCGAGAACAAGCTCGTCGAGACCGTGCGGGGCCGCAATGGCGGCGTTCGCCTCGGCAAGCCGGCGACCGATATTTCGCTCTTCGACGTTGTCCGCGTCACTGAAGACAACTTCGCCATGGCGGAGTGCTTCGAGAACGACGCCACCGAATGCCCGCTTGTGGATTCGTGTGCCCTCAACGAGGCGCTGCGCAAAGCGCTCGGTGCCTTCTTCGAGGTGCTGGAGAGCTATTCGATCGATGATCTGGTCAAGGCACGGCCGTCGATGCGCGATCTTCTCGGGATCGCAGACCTGCCGCCCCGGGTCGCCGCGGCAAACTGAGACCTCAAGCGCTCAGAGCGTCGCCGATTGCGGCAGGACGAACGGCATGTCGCCCGCGGGCAGCACGCCGACCTTGAGCCGGCAGTCGAAAACCCTGTGAATCAGATCGTCCGTCAGGACGGCGCGCGGCGAACCCGACGCCGCCACCCTGCCCCGGCACATCACGGTCACCTCGTCGGCGAACATCGCGGTGAGGTTCAGATCATGCAGGATCGCGACCACGCCGCCGCCGCGAGACGCGAACTCGCGGGCGATCTTCATGATGATCAACTGGTGCTTGATGTCGAGCGACGACACCGGCTCGTCCAGAAACAGCCAGCGCGGCTCGCCATCGAGAACCGGCGCCCAGACCTGGCACAGGACCCGTGCAAGCTGGACGCGCTGCTGCTCGCCGCCTGAAAGCTCCTGATAAAATCGCCCCGAGAAACCATCGAGATCGACCTTCGCCAGGGCACGGTCGGGAAGACGCTCGGCCTCGCCTGCAAGCGCGCCCGTGCGGCCATTGACGATCCCCAGCCGGACGATCTCGCGCACGGTGAACGGAAACGACAGCGTGGTCGCCTGCGGCAGCACCGCACGCAGGCCAGCGGCCTGCCAGGGCTTCATGTCGCGCAGGTCGCGGCCGTTCAGCCTGATCGTGCCGGACGCGGGCAGATCGCCCGACAACGCCTTCAGGAAGGTCGTCTTGCCCGATCCGTTCGGCCCGACGATGGCCGTCACAGTTCCCGCCCGCGCTTCGAACGAGACATCGTGCAGAATGCGCGTGGTGCCGATCATCACGGAAACGTCGTGTGCGTCGATCATGGCAGGGTCCTCACAGGTCCAGGACGCCGCGCTTGCGCAGCAATATCCACAGGAAGAAGGGTGCGCCGACGGCGGCGGTCACGATGCCGATCGGCAGTTCCGCAGGCGCGACGATCGTGCGGCTGACGGCGTCGGCGAGCAGCAGAAGCGACGCGCCGAGCAGCGCCGACGCCGGCAGGAGATAGCGGTGATCGGGCCCGATCAGCAGCCGCAGCAGATGCGGCACGACGATGCCGACGAAGCCGATGCCGCCCGAAACGGCGACCGACGCGCCGGTGGCCGCCGCGACGACCACGATCGCGATGTTCTTGAAGCGCTGCACCGGAATGCCGAGATGGTGCGCGGTCGCCTCTCCGAGCGCCATCGCGTTGAGCGAGCGCGCCATGAACGGTGCCGCGAGCAGCGCCAGGGCGATGATCGGCCCCGCGGACAGGATTTTGGTCCACGTCGCGCCGGCCAGCGATCCCAGACCCCAGAAGGTCAGGTCGCGGAGCTGCCGGTCGTCCGCAAGGTAGATCAAAACGCCCGAAAACGCGCCCGCCATCGCACCGAGCGCGATGCCTGCAAGCAGCATGGTGGCGATCGACGTCTGCCCGCGCCGCGTGGCGACGTGATACAGCAGCAGCGTCGTCGCGAGGCCGCCGGCGAAGGCGGCAAGCGGCAGCGCGTAGATGCCGAACAGCGCGATGACCGGACCCAGAATGCCACCCCCAAGCACGATGATGCTGATGGCGCCCAGGCCTGCACCGGCCGACACGCCGACCAGGCCGGGATCGGCCAGCGGATTGCGGAACAACCCCTGCATCACCGCGCCGGACACCGCAAGCGCTGCCCCGATCAGTACGCCGAGGATCATGCGCGGCAATCTTATGTCGTAGACGATGATGCGGTCGCGGGCGCTGAGCGCGCCATCCTCCGCCCCGCCGAGCCAGCCGAGCACCACATCCACTGCCGACGCATCGGAGGCACCCGCCGTAAGGCTGAACAACGCGACGACGACCAGGACCACAGCAAGGATAACGATCGTCGCGCGTGCACGCGCCGAGCGGTCACCCGCCACGACCGGCGCGGAAAAGAAGCCGCCAGCCGCCCTCTGCAACATTTCCATGAGATCAGTCCGCAGCCGCTTTGCCATAAAGCGCGGCGGCCAGATCGCGCGCGGCAGCCGCCGTGCGCGGTCCGAAGCCGAGCAGGAACGCACCATCCATACGCACCACCTTGGCATCGCGCCCGGCAGGCGTCGCCGCTAGCGCCGGATGGGTCACGAGCTCGTCGAGTTGCGTGGCGTGGTCGCCGCCCCGATCCATCGCCAGGATGACGTCGGGCGCAGCCTCGATGACGGCTTCGTCGGTCAGTTGCTTGTAGCCGGAATAGTCGGTGACGGCATTCTCGCCGCCCGCCATGCCGATGATCGCATTTGCCGCTGTGTCCGTGCCGGAGGCAAGGATTCGCCCACCCTGCAACGACAAGACGAACAGCACCTTCTTCTTTTCCTCGACCGAGGCGGCGGCGGTTTCGGCGGATGCCAGATCGGCATCGATCTGGCTGGCGACGGCAGCGGACTTATCCTCCACGCCAAGAACCTCGCCGATAATGCGCACCTTATCGACGATGCCCTCACGATCGAATTTCTCGGGAACCGTCACGAGCGGTATGCTGGCCTTCTGCAACACCTCCAGCGCTTCAGGCGGGCCGCTGCCTTCGAGCGCGAGAATGAGGCTTGGATTGACCGACAGAACGCCCTCGGGCGAGAGCTGGCGAATGTAGCCGACATCGGGGAGAGCAAGTGCGGCCTCGGGGAAGACGCTCGTGGAATCGCGGGCGATGAGGCGTGCTTCCTCGCCCAATGCGTAGACGATCTCGGTCACCGAGCCACCGATCGCGACGATGCGGGACGTGTCCACTTCCTGCGCGGCGGCAGACATGGTGAGCAGGCCCACGATCGCCCCGGACGCAAGGCAGCGCGCCAGCGATGGCGCGAGATATTTCAAACGCATTGCAGTCTCCTCAGGCCGCACTGGAGCGCGGTATCCGCGGCAGGTTTTCGGCGATCATCCGCCAGTCGGGCCGCTCGCCCTCGCCTTCGTGGCGCTTGCCGAAGAACTGGATGATCAATTCGTTGTTCGCGTCATAGGCTTCGAGCGACGTGACATGACCGTCCTTGGTCGGTTTGCGCACGCCCCACACCTCGGCGACGTGATCGAGCCGCAGATGGAGATGGAAGGTTTCGTCCATGACATTGATCCACGGTCCCATCGTCTTGATGTTCTGGACCGGGCCGGAATGGATCTGGATGCACCCGTGATTGCCCACGAAGCACATGATGGGGATTTCCTCCTGCGCGGCATGGGTGAACATCGCCGGCAGTGCGCCACCGTCGAGGAGCCACGCATAATCGTCTCCGACCATGCCCACGGCCTGGCGTCGGCTGAGCTTCAGCGTCCGCAGCATGCCGAAGAACTGATGGACGTCGGTCATCGCGCTCCAGCGTTCGCGAAGTTCGTGAGCCGACCCCGTTTCGCCGTCCTCCGGTTCGACGGCCGAGATCGCCCGCGTCTCGATGCCCTGCGATTGATCCGCTGACACCAGCTCGGCGACGAGCTTCTGATAGGCGTAGAGATTGGAGTTCGG is drawn from Mesorhizobium sp. CAU 1732 and contains these coding sequences:
- a CDS encoding DUF445 family protein, with the protein product MVGAASETGTWQRALERDETEKIAALRRTKLIATGSLALCFCIFMAARAGEARWPMLAYVAAFAEAATIGGLADWYAVVALFRRPLGLPIPHTAIIPANKDRIADNLGRFIEVNFLAPGPVREKFKEVDFARLVADWLSDRSRSAGLSRFVGSLAPKALAGLEASGLRDFVSKRVSEQIEKVQVAPFAADMLSAFTADRRHQQLFDELLRVFGGLLRDEDALAAIRDKIRDELPSLARIFKADAYLLRKIVASTGSLIEDVEGDPDHAMRREFDRFVETFIAELRTSPDYAKRAERLKRDLLKRPELRGLAGDFLTSLRTFIETDLQSERSLVRKQLAEMFVEVGRQLASDDKIRADMNQGFVVALASFVESQKSGVSQFIADQVRKWDIVQLTRLVELNIGRDLQYIRFNGMLIGGLAGLALHVGERMIAN
- a CDS encoding anti-sigma factor, encoding MTVQTFDDETLMAYADGELDAATAAAVERALETDDDIALRVGMFMETRLQARDAVVSRTDDTVPAALRQNIEAMIERAKAEDALAEKRAGVAPLRRAANDDSPWFRSRWIAPIAASLIAVLAGVGGYTLGTSQTPAPGALQVAGLSLTDLPRTLDTAPSGGDVSLAGGEARFRGIATFENGAGALCREFEVDTPGGAAVVSVACRDGADWQTAFVVVSRTSNDGYAPASSLEALNAYLETAGAGEPMSAEAEAEALAAARSR
- a CDS encoding S8 family serine peptidase is translated as MTGAMLLAPIDAGRDSFLALGLAPAYADDDGDDGGGGGYGGGGGAGNSPTGIHRGTGNLGNVSPRGIFRGIRRAITGRSAPRRSATRAAPAAFPVRVDREIIAAGVSAPQRVELVAIGYSVVAETDVPLLGTTVMKLLVPEGTSLDDAREQVRSLAVGADVDFNHFYRPEAGEAENCSGPHCAAPQLVGWPLSAGERACGKGVRIALVDTGINPDHAVFEGRSIDLVRIGDDDLEASGHQHGTAVAALLAGSADSRTPGLLPNAELVAIDAFHRARGDDDRSDAYTLVRALDAALAREVSVVNLSLAGPANDLLKRAVTVASDRAVVVAAVGNDGPNANPAFPAAYPGVIGVTAVDRGKRVYRRAGRGGQVDIAAPGVDVWTAASVSGGRPKTGTSFAAPFVTAAVALLKGSEPTLTTAQVKARLSESAQDLGDEGRDPVFGWGLLDASDFCAGDDAPSAKAPIAPSVTETVQP
- a CDS encoding heme ABC transporter ATP-binding protein, translated to MIDAHDVSVMIGTTRILHDVSFEARAGTVTAIVGPNGSGKTTFLKALSGDLPASGTIRLNGRDLRDMKPWQAAGLRAVLPQATTLSFPFTVREIVRLGIVNGRTGALAGEAERLPDRALAKVDLDGFSGRFYQELSGGEQQRVQLARVLCQVWAPVLDGEPRWLFLDEPVSSLDIKHQLIIMKIAREFASRGGGVVAILHDLNLTAMFADEVTVMCRGRVAASGSPRAVLTDDLIHRVFDCRLKVGVLPAGDMPFVLPQSATL
- a CDS encoding ABC transporter substrate-binding protein, translated to MSAAAQEVDTSRIVAIGGSVTEIVYALGEEARLIARDSTSVFPEAALALPDVGYIRQLSPEGVLSVNPSLILALEGSGPPEALEVLQKASIPLVTVPEKFDREGIVDKVRIIGEVLGVEDKSAAVASQIDADLASAETAAASVEEKKKVLFVLSLQGGRILASGTDTAANAIIGMAGGENAVTDYSGYKQLTDEAVIEAAPDVILAMDRGGDHATQLDELVTHPALAATPAGRDAKVVRMDGAFLLGFGPRTAAAARDLAAALYGKAAAD
- the rirA gene encoding iron-responsive transcriptional regulator RirA, whose product is MRLTRQTNYAVRILMYCAANDGKLSRIAEIAAAYSVSELFLFKILQPLVENKLVETVRGRNGGVRLGKPATDISLFDVVRVTEDNFAMAECFENDATECPLVDSCALNEALRKALGAFFEVLESYSIDDLVKARPSMRDLLGIADLPPRVAAAN
- a CDS encoding iron ABC transporter permease — protein: MLQRAAGGFFSAPVVAGDRSARARATIVILAVVLVVVALFSLTAGASDASAVDVVLGWLGGAEDGALSARDRIIVYDIRLPRMILGVLIGAALAVSGAVMQGLFRNPLADPGLVGVSAGAGLGAISIIVLGGGILGPVIALFGIYALPLAAFAGGLATTLLLYHVATRRGQTSIATMLLAGIALGAMAGAFSGVLIYLADDRQLRDLTFWGLGSLAGATWTKILSAGPIIALALLAAPFMARSLNAMALGEATAHHLGIPVQRFKNIAIVVVAAATGASVAVSGGIGFVGIVVPHLLRLLIGPDHRYLLPASALLGASLLLLADAVSRTIVAPAELPIGIVTAAVGAPFFLWILLRKRGVLDL
- a CDS encoding RNA polymerase sigma factor, whose product is MTSNAEDIGAQLIAMLPTLRRFALSLTRSADKADDLVQSACERALANAARYEPDTRFDAWMFRIIRNLWIDRVRREKTAGPTDDIDDRPDLAGISGVQVVEARSTMQSVSDAIDALPDEQREVLLLTCVEDVSYKDAAEVLGIPIGTVMSRLARARRRLAEITGISGGTARSPADKDERR
- a CDS encoding GNAT family N-acetyltransferase; this translates as MHHPHFSAAEPLTGIVRLLRHSELHEFKAHLLRLDSESRRDRFNGPGNDAFVAAYADRCFHDGTIVIGYVESGRVFGAAELHERPEESEPTGEIAFSVERHLQHRGLGGHLFERLIESARAFGYERLRVTTHPQNETMKRLARRFNASLKFEHGETVGVIALEPAPPLPARPGAGAPRAAVQSVP
- a CDS encoding ChuX/HutX family heme-like substrate-binding protein, whose protein sequence is MSAEAKPAPEAIRRARAENPKMRERDLAAQLGISEGDLVAAHVGEGVRRVEPRVNDLLRGLEAVGEVMALTRNESAVHEKIGIYDKVFTGDRNAMVLGADIDLRIFPKAWAHGFAVEKRDGDAVRHSLQFFDEAGDAVHKVHLRPNSNLYAYQKLVAELVSADQSQGIETRAISAVEPEDGETGSAHELRERWSAMTDVHQFFGMLRTLKLSRRQAVGMVGDDYAWLLDGGALPAMFTHAAQEEIPIMCFVGNHGCIQIHSGPVQNIKTMGPWINVMDETFHLHLRLDHVAEVWGVRKPTKDGHVTSLEAYDANNELIIQFFGKRHEGEGERPDWRMIAENLPRIPRSSAA